Genomic window (Roseivirga sp. 4D4):
AATTTGATTAGTGGCAACAGAAATCGTTATGGTATTGAGTCATTCATACAGACCGATGCAGTAGTCAATAGAGGAAACAGCGGTGGTGCACTGGTAAACCTCGATGGTGATTTGATTGGTATTAATACGGCCATCGCCACTAATACTGGAACATTCAATGGTTATTCTTTTGCGGTGCCTTCCATACTGGTCAAGAAAGTTATGGATGACCTCTTGGAATTTGGAGAGGTGCAGCGAGGATTGCTTGGTGTTGAAATTCGGGACGCTGACGGTAGGTTCACAGATGAGCTTTCAGGTGTTCATATCCGAGGTGTAAACCCAGGCAGTGCAGCAGATAAGGCTGGCTTAAAAAATGACGATGTCATCGTTGGCATAGATGATCGATCTATCAAAACGACTAGTGAGTTACAAGAGTTTGTGGCTCGTAAGCGGCCTGGTGATTTGATTTCGGTTAAGTTCAAAAGGGGAGGTGATGTGAAAGAAACTTCGCTTACACTTAGGAAGAAAGCGGAGTACCTGGCACGGACTCCCGATGAAATCAGCTTTACCTATAAGATTGAAGGGGCAATTTTTGCCGATATCACTGAGAGTATTAAGTATAGACTAAAAGTTGAAGGTGGAGTTCAAATGGTTGAGTTAGGAGAAGGCGCCTGGAAAGAAGCTGGTCTCAAAGACGGTTTTGTGATTACCAAAGTCGGAGATCAAGACATCGATAGTTTGGAAGAGTTTCAGTCAATTCTAGACAATAAAAAAAGGGACTTTTATGTCATGGGGAAATACCCTGATGGAGAGAAAGAATATTTTAAGATTGACTGGTAAAAGCCAAAGACAAAATATGAAACCTCGACATGTCGAGGTTTTTTTATGCCTGAGCATTTGTGCTTTCAGACTTTGTCCTCATCCAAAATTCCCGTAACTATGAGGTGTAAATAAAAACTATTAGGAAATGGGAATTCAGCAGGATTTTGGCATCGCAGATGCACTGCAAAAGCTTGGTGTAAAAGCGAGTAACAACGGGTCTTCAACTGGCTCTAATTCAATGGGCGGTGGGGAATCGATCTCGTCATATTCACCTGTCGATGGCGAATTGATCGGAGCGGTTACCTCGACTACTCGAGAAGAGTATGATACCATCATCAAGGCATCGCAAGGTGTTTTTAAGGAATGGAGAGATATGCCAGCGCCAAAGCGTGGCGAAATCGTTCGTCAATTCGGTGATAAGCTGAGATTGTATAAGGACGACCTAGGTAAGCTGGTTTCATATGAAATGGGCAAGTCCTATCAGGAAGGTCTTGGTGAGGTTCAGGAGATGATTGATATCTGTGATTTTGCAGTGGGTCTTTCTAGACAGTTGCATGGTTTGACAATCAAGTCTGAACGCCCGGGCCACCATATGCAGGAGCAATGGCACCCACTAGGTATAGTAGGTATTATCTCAGCTTTCAACTTTCCTGTAGCAGTTTGGGCATGGAATACCGCCTTGGCTTGGATATGCGGTGATACGTGCGTTTGGAAGCCTTCGGAAAAGACGCCTTTATGTGGTGTTGCATGTCAGAATATTATTGCTGAAGTACTCAAAGAGAATGATCTTCCTGAGGGAATCTCCTGTATGATCAATGGAGACTACAAAGTAGGTGAAATGATGACTTCCGATCCACGTGTGCCTCTTGTGTCTGCTACAGGTTCTATCCGAATGGGAAAAATTGTAGGCAGGGCGGTAGCTGAAAGATTAGGAAAATCCATCCTTGAGTTGGGCGGAAATAACGCCATTATCATTACTCCTGAGGCTGATCTCAAGATGACCGTGATTGGCAGTGTATTTGGAGCTGTTGGTACTGCAGGGCAGCGGTGCACATCTACTCGTAGACTAATTATTCACGAGTCTATTTATGATAAAGTGAAAAATGCACTGACGGATGCTTATGCGCAGCTGAGAATTGGTAATCCATTGGATGAGAACAATCATGTGGGTCCGTTGATCGATACTGATGCTGTGGCTAACTATAATGCTGCTATTGAGAAGGCTAAGTCAGAAGGTGGAAATGTGCTAATCGAAGGAGGTGTATTAGAAGGTGCTGGTTATGAAAGTGGGTGCTACGTGAAACCATGCATTATCGAGGCCAAGAATGAATTTGAAATTGTTCAAGATGAGACATTCGCCCCTATCCTATATCTCTTGAAGTATAGTGGAGATGTGAATGATGCCATTGATTTACAAAATGGCGTAGCACAGGGCTTGTCATCAGCAATCATGACCAATAATGTTCAGGAGGCACATCAATTCCTTTCTGCAGCAGGATCTGACTGTGGTATTGCCAATGTGAACATTGGAACCTCAGGTGCCGAAATTGGTGGTGCTTTTGGTGGAGAAAAAGAAACAGGTGGAGGTAGAGAGTCTGGTTCTGATGCTTGGAAAGCATACATGCGCAGACAAACCAATACGCTGAATTATACTACTGAGCTACCACTGGCACAAGGAATCAAGTTTGACCTATAAGAAAGGTCAGCAGCGTTTGAAATTAGGAAGAGGCGTCAATGACGCCTTTTTCTTTTAGCAGGTCTTTATAAATCATTCTGAACTCGGAATCTTCTTTTTCGATAGAGGTGATACTGACTGTCTGAACTACTCCATTTCGATTCATAACAAAGTCATTCCATGCATCACCTTTACCTCCGAAATGATGAAATTCCATAATTGCCCTTTGAGTAAAGGCTTGCTGATTTATCGCCCATTTTTCAAACCAAGACTTGCGTTCAACTCTCACTGGTTCGGGGTACAGTGTGCTAGAAGACCAAATGAAAGACTCGTTCGCATCTAGCGTTCTTGAATGGAGCTGATTTTCATCCCAAATAAGTTCGTTAAGCTTTACCCCCTCAATTGTAGATTCTACAATCACAAAAGTAAAGGGTTCCATGCCTTGGAATACGAAATTGTTCTCAAATGAACTCAAATCCCCGAATTCGAAAAACTGCAAAACCATCTGCCCTCTGCTCAATCGATAGGGTGGCGTGTGGCTGTGCTTCTCGAAACCTCCATTGAGAAGGCAAACGGTATATCTGTTTTTGTCCGTAGCGATCCAGGTACCTCCGGCTAAGGGATCCTTTGGATAATAAATAGTAGTGCCCGCGACAAGGTATGCTTCAGGGGCAAGAGCTGCTCTTTTCGGTGTTTCGTCTCGATTTGAAGTTAGAATGTACCTGTCGTTCCCTTTCGGTAGAAAAGTTACTGTACACATGGTTTATCCTTCTCGTATTTGATAGTCGAATATGCAATACCAAAGCCCTCAGGAATGTTGACATTAGCGAATTCACTTAAGATGGCAATTTTGATGATCGCCATATGGTGAATAGCATGCTCAATATTGTACTGTAGTTCGCGATAGTAAGAGGTTACAATCTCGATTGGGTCTTCCTTGTCCAGGCTATAATTCGCCTTAAGTTTTAAGGAGCTGTCAGATGCAATTTTTTCAATTTCCAACTTCAAGGAGTTCATTTTCTCAATGGCCATTAAGCGGTTTTCCTCGATTACACGATCATGACTTCTTTGGTCATAATTCACTTCGCCACAGTTGATTCCCAGGATCATTAAATCATAAAACTCAATGATATGCCTGATGTGCTTGCCAATGGTGTTATCAGATAAAACCTTTAATGGTTGTCTGAAAGCCTGATCTTGTAACTGCTCAGAGACCTGAATAAGTTGGTCTAAAATTTTAGCCGAAACGTGCTTTAATTGCATCTAATGTTGTTTTTTAACCAATGATAGAGCCAAATGTAAGTAATATATACGGAAGTTTAACTGTGTCTCAGAGTGGAAATCAGCCGCCCGACACTATTTTGCCCCACTGAGTATTTGCCTTCGGCAGGAGGTTGGCTTCATCTTTATTCCAAGATTTGAGTGTATTGGTGAATCTAAAATTATAAAAGAGGTAAAGCTTACCGTCAATAATCTTGAAGGTCTCTGGGTCTATTCTAACCTTATCTCCATCTGCCATGGCATATGCACAGTATCCACCATACTCCGGTTCATACCGCTTTGGGTCAGCAATAAACAGCTGCCTATTCTTAGCTGAAGAGAAATAATAAGTCACTCCGGCAGCATTATGGCTGATGTTTTCAGAACCCTCTACCGCTTTGTTTTCAGTAAAATATGCTACCGGATCGTAGCCTTGGATGGCTAGGCCTCTCTTCAAATTGTAATGCTTTAAATCGTAGCCGCTGTTTTGGGCATAAGAAGTATGTCCTCCAATGAGGGCTAAAAGACAAAAGGATAAGAGTGTGATGGATCGCTTCATGCTAAAAATTTTTCAAGTATAGCCATATCTACGGACTAGGTTACTAAACGGATGTATATCAAGGCCGCATGCCTGACATTTGAATACTAATTGTGTA
Coding sequences:
- a CDS encoding trypsin-like peptidase domain-containing protein, with amino-acid sequence MISKRQFFIGVLASSLLGGLIVLLGMGLLGSNNSNNPDDFSQTTSLTTSLGEIDETPRTYVVPEGINFIKASRSAVPAVVHITNTSAPSERSGRWSKLFGRERRVRQSTGSGVIISNDGYIATNFHVVEDADELEVRLDDNRRLSAELVGTDPDTDLALIKIKAGNLPFVDFGDSDQVEIGEWVLAVGNPFDLNNTVTAGIVSAKARNINLISGNRNRYGIESFIQTDAVVNRGNSGGALVNLDGDLIGINTAIATNTGTFNGYSFAVPSILVKKVMDDLLEFGEVQRGLLGVEIRDADGRFTDELSGVHIRGVNPGSAADKAGLKNDDVIVGIDDRSIKTTSELQEFVARKRPGDLISVKFKRGGDVKETSLTLRKKAEYLARTPDEISFTYKIEGAIFADITESIKYRLKVEGGVQMVELGEGAWKEAGLKDGFVITKVGDQDIDSLEEFQSILDNKKRDFYVMGKYPDGEKEYFKIDW
- a CDS encoding NRDE family protein, coding for MCTVTFLPKGNDRYILTSNRDETPKRAALAPEAYLVAGTTIYYPKDPLAGGTWIATDKNRYTVCLLNGGFEKHSHTPPYRLSRGQMVLQFFEFGDLSSFENNFVFQGMEPFTFVIVESTIEGVKLNELIWDENQLHSRTLDANESFIWSSSTLYPEPVRVERKSWFEKWAINQQAFTQRAIMEFHHFGGKGDAWNDFVMNRNGVVQTVSITSIEKEDSEFRMIYKDLLKEKGVIDASS
- a CDS encoding YHS domain-containing (seleno)protein, which produces MKRSITLLSFCLLALIGGHTSYAQNSGYDLKHYNLKRGLAIQGYDPVAYFTENKAVEGSENISHNAAGVTYYFSSAKNRQLFIADPKRYEPEYGGYCAYAMADGDKVRIDPETFKIIDGKLYLFYNFRFTNTLKSWNKDEANLLPKANTQWGKIVSGG
- a CDS encoding aldehyde dehydrogenase family protein, translated to MGIQQDFGIADALQKLGVKASNNGSSTGSNSMGGGESISSYSPVDGELIGAVTSTTREEYDTIIKASQGVFKEWRDMPAPKRGEIVRQFGDKLRLYKDDLGKLVSYEMGKSYQEGLGEVQEMIDICDFAVGLSRQLHGLTIKSERPGHHMQEQWHPLGIVGIISAFNFPVAVWAWNTALAWICGDTCVWKPSEKTPLCGVACQNIIAEVLKENDLPEGISCMINGDYKVGEMMTSDPRVPLVSATGSIRMGKIVGRAVAERLGKSILELGGNNAIIITPEADLKMTVIGSVFGAVGTAGQRCTSTRRLIIHESIYDKVKNALTDAYAQLRIGNPLDENNHVGPLIDTDAVANYNAAIEKAKSEGGNVLIEGGVLEGAGYESGCYVKPCIIEAKNEFEIVQDETFAPILYLLKYSGDVNDAIDLQNGVAQGLSSAIMTNNVQEAHQFLSAAGSDCGIANVNIGTSGAEIGGAFGGEKETGGGRESGSDAWKAYMRRQTNTLNYTTELPLAQGIKFDL